The Bacillota bacterium genome contains a region encoding:
- a CDS encoding DUF167 domain-containing protein: protein MRDYEVTWSDMNFLRAVPEGVVLQVRVQPRASREGIEGCSEDCLRLRVTAPPVGGQANEACVELVARALGVKRGLVDIRSGHRSRTKGVLIRGMTLAQAEEALRRLGPI, encoded by the coding sequence ATGAGGGACTATGAGGTCACATGGAGCGACATGAACTTCTTAAGAGCGGTTCCAGAGGGTGTAGTCCTGCAGGTGAGGGTTCAGCCCAGGGCATCAAGGGAGGGCATAGAAGGCTGTAGCGAGGATTGCCTGAGGCTCAGGGTGACGGCGCCCCCTGTGGGCGGCCAAGCCAATGAGGCTTGCGTGGAACTGGTGGCACGGGCCCTCGGAGTGAAACGAGGGCTCGTTGACATACGGTCAGGCCACAGGTCCAGGACGAAGGGCGTCTTGATACGGGGGATGACACTCGCCCAGGCCGAAGAGGCACTTAGGCGCCTGGGCCCAATCTGA